TGTGGGTCTTGTGGATGGTTTAACCTGGCAGGAAATTGTCACCGGGTTGCGGGCAGGGCATACCCAATTGCGCCTGGTGGCGGTGCGAACTGAAAGCGGCGCTTTGCTGCTAGATGATACCTATAACGCTTCACCGCAATCTACGTTGGCGGCGCTGAATCTTTTGGATGAGATGGATGGCCGAAAAGTGGCCGTACTGGGTGATATGCTGGAACTGGGCCCCTATGAACATGAAGGTCATTGGAAGATGGGCTTGCGCGCTGCAGAAGTGGCTGATGAACTGATTACGATTGGTGAACGTGCCCGCATCATTGCCGCAGCAGTGCGCAGGACGCGTTTCCCGGAAGAGCGGATTGCAGAATTAGAAGATAGCCAGCAGGCGATTGAATATTTGCGCGAAAAGTTGGGCGCCGATGATGTTGTTTTGGTGAAAGGTTCGCGCGGCATGCACATGGATCGGATTGTAGCCAGCCTGGAGGCGCGGTCATGACTCAAACATCTGTCTCCCTGGCGCTGGCGGCCTTTAGTTTTTTGTTAACGGTCATTTGGGGCAGTCCGTTTCTGCGCATTTTACGCTATTTCAAAATGGGCGAACAAATCCGCATGGATGGCCCGGAGCGGCACTTTGCCAAGCTGGGTACGCCTACGATGGGCGGCCTGATGATTGTATTGCCGGTGATGTTAATTACGCTGTTATTGAATGGCGCTTCACTGATTGGTCCCACAGAGATGTTGGGTAATTCAGTGTTGCTGCCCACCGGCGTGTTGGTATTATTCGCGCTGATTGGCATTGTGGACGATTGGGCTGGCCTGCGTGGCAAACGCAGCGATGGCCTTAGCGCCCGGGTGAAGTTCTTTTTGCAATTGGTGATTGCGTTTTGGGCATCGTATGGCCTGTATCACTATCTTGATGCGCCGCATCTCTATTTGCCCGGCTTTCATATCGAGTTTCGGGTTGGATTGTGGTATATCCCGGTTGCTATGTTTCTGATTGTAGGTTTCTCTAACGCCATCAATATTACCGATGGCCTGGATGGTCTGGCTGGTTTGATCTCGGTGACGGCATTTGTGGCCTATGGCGGCATCGCCGTGATGCAAGGGCAAATATTTGTGGCGCGTTTCTGTTTCACGCTGGTAGGCGCATTATTTGGCTTTTTATGGTTCAACGTCCATCCGGCGCAATTATTTATGGGCGATACGGGTTCGCTCAGTCTGGGGGCAGCGCTGGCGGTTGTAGCCCTGATGACCGGTCAGTGGGCAGTGCTGCCGATTATTGCCATTATTCCGGTGAGCACCACCTTGAGCGTGATGCTTCAGGTGCCTTATTTTAAACTCACCCGGCGTTTGTATGGCGAAGGCCGCCGCTTGTTCAAAATGGCACCCTTACACCATCATTTTGAGCTTTCGGGTTGGAGTGAAACACAGGTAGTGCAGCGTTTCTGGCTGATCAGTTTGATGACTGCGATGATTGGAGTCGCTTTGGCGGTGGCGTAACGATGATTGAATGGAGAGGACAGCGCGTTTTGATTGTGGGGGCTGCCCGCCAGGGTATAGCTCTGGCGCGTTTTCTCGCCACCCGCGGCGCGCATGTTGTGCTCAACGACCGCCGTGCTGCGGAAGAACTTCGTGAAGCGCAGGCCGCGCTGGTCGATGTGCCGCTAAAATGGGTGCTGGGCGGCCACCCTTTGGGCATTCTCGATCAAGTGGATTGGGTGTGCCCATCCGGCGGGGTGCCGCTGGAATTGCCGCTAATAGTCGAAGCGCTGGCGCGTCGAATCCCGCTGGCAAATGATTCGCAAATATTCCTGGAGCACGCCCCCTGCAAAGTGATTGGGATTACCGGCTCGGCAGGCAAAACCACCACTACAACCCTGGTTGGGCGCATGGCAGAAGCGGCCTGCAACCTGCAACCTGCAACCTTTAACCGGGCCTGGATTGGCGGCAATATTGGCAACCCGTTGATCGCCGATATAGATAATATGAGCGCTGATGATATTGCTGTGATGGAACTTTCCAGTTTTCAGTTGGATGTGATGACTCGTTCTCCCCAGGTGGCTGCCGTACTGAATATTACGCCCAATCATCTCGACCGGCACGGCAGTATGCAGGCCTACACTGCGGCTAAAGCCCGGATTCTAACGCATCAAACGCTGGGAGATGTGGCCGTATTAGGGAGCGATGACCCCGGAGCCTGGGGCTTGGCGGACTCTCTCCGGGGGGATTGCATCAGCTTTGGGCTGGCGCGCCCACCCGAGGGCCAGGCCGGTGTTTTCCTGCACGAGGCGTGGATTCGCTTCTGGGATGGGGAATTTGCTCACGATCTAATTCCGCGCGAGGCGATCCATCTGCGCGGTGAACATAACCTGGCAAATGTATTGGCAGCCTGTGCGATTGCCGCGGCTGTGGGGATCCCCTCCGAGGCCATGCGCGTGGCGGTAGATGGTTTTGCTGGCGTGCCGCACCGCCTGGAGTTTGTGCGCACTTGGCGCGGCGCCGATTGGTATAACGATTCGATTGCCACCGCCCCGGAGCGCGCGCTTGCAGCGCTGAATGCTTTTGATGAGCCGTTGGTGTTACTGGCTGGCGGGCGCGATAAAAATTTGCCCTGGGATGTTTTTGCCGAAATTGTGCGGCAGCGCGTGGATCATTTGATCCTTTTTGGCGAGGCCGCCGCCTTGATCCGGCAGGCTGTGGAAGCCGCTGATCCTGCCGAATGCCCGTTTTCAATGCACGAATGTACCGGGCTGCAAGCTGCGCTGGAAGCCGCCGCCGAAGTTGCCGTGCCGGGCGCTGTGGTTTTACTCTCGCCGGGCGGAACAAGTTTTGATGAATTTAAGGATTTTGCTGAACGAGGAGCGTTTTTTCGGACATGGTTGAACCAACAGGTGTAATAGCCTCCCCGCGTGGGACGAAAAAAGAAAATGAACTGCCCTCATCGCGGTTGAATTTTGACGTGCTGCTGGTGTTGGTATTTCTGACGCTGGTTGGCTTCGGCCTCTTGATGACGCATTCGGCCAGTTGGAATGCCTCATTGCAGCTTTCCCCGGAAGAGATTGGCCATAGCTCACCAACATTTCTCTTTTTCCGCCAACTGCGCTGGCTGGGTGTTGGGTTTATTGTCATGTTGTTGTTCACCTGGCTGGACTATCACTATTGGCATTATCTTTCAATTGGCGCGATGGGCGTCACCCTGTTGATGCTGGTGGCTGTGCTGCTGGTTGGCGAGAGCAACGATGGCGTGACACGCAGTTTTGCAGACGGGTCTGTGCAGCCTTCGGAGTTAGCCAAATTTGTGATCGTGATTTATTTAGCGGTTTGGTTGTATGCCAAGCGCGATCAGCTCAATGATATTGGTTTTGGTTTGCTCCCGCTGGGAGCGATTGTCGGTATTACTGGTGGTTTGATCTTGCGTCAGCCCGATTTGAGCGCCGCTGGCATGGTCTTAATTCTGGGCGGCCTGATGTATTATCTGGCAGGCAGCGACGCTTTTCAGACCACGGTGCTCTTTTTGATAGCGGGCGTGGCTGGTTTTTTGGTGCTGCGTTTTAACCCCACTGATAACGACCGTGTGGCAACTTTCATCAACGGTTGGAACGATATCCTCGAATCATCCGACCATGTCATGCACTCGCTGGTGGCTTTTGTGCGCGGTAAATGGATTGGCGTTGGCATTGGCCTCGGGACGACTAAACTGACCACATTGCCGTTCCCGCATACCGATAGTGTTTTTGCGGTGGTTGGTGAAGAAACGGGTGTGTTGGGTGCGGTATTCCTGGTTTTTCTCTTTGGCGCTTTATTGTGGCGCGGTCTGGTGATTGCCCGGCAAGCCCCCGATGGGTTGGGGTCGCTGCTGGCCGCGGGCCTGACCATGTGGATTACGCTGGAAGCGTTTATGAATATGGCATCATTATTAGGGTTGATGCCCTTTGCAGGGAACACATTGCCCTTCTTCAGTATTGGTGGTTCCAGTTTGGTAACTTCCATGGCTGCGTTGGGAATTGTATTCAATATTTCGCGTTTATCTGAACGCAAACAGGTTGAAGAATCACGGAGGACATTGGGTGCGATTGTTGATTTGCGCCGGTGGAACGGGCGGTGGCGTGTACCCCGCGCTCGCCGTTCTCGAACGGCTAAACGCTAAGTTCAAAGATGTGCAAACTCTGTGGGTTGGCGGTGAAGGCGGCATGGAAGCCGGGCTTGTTGCAAGCGTAGCGAGCACAGCGAGCACAACGAGTGCAGGCATTGCCTTTGAAGCAATTCCCGCGGCCGGACTGCACGGCGTTGGCTTGCGCGCCTTGCCGGGCAATTTTTGGCGTTTAGTGCATGGATTTTTCGCCGCGCGTCGCCTGTTGCGCCAGTTTCGCCCCGAGGTATTATTCTTCACCGGCGGCTATGTGGCTGCTCCCGTGGCATTGGCGGGCTGGCGCGTACCGACGGCGCTCTTTATCCCCGATATTGAGCCGGGCCTGGCGCTAAAGGCGCTTACGCGTTTCGCCGACCGTATTGCCATCACGGCGGCAGATTCGCAGCAATTCTTCCCGCGCCGCGCCGAACGGTTAGTTGAAACCGGCTATCCCGTGCGCCATGATTTGATTAATTGGGATCGTTCAAAAGCGCAGGCTGCCCTCGGCCTGCAAGCAGATTTGCCAACCTTGTTGGTTTTTGGCGGTAGCAAAGGTGCGCGTTCGATCAACCGGGCTTTATTTGCTGCCCTCCCCGATTTGCTTGCTAAAATGCAGATTGTGCATATCAGCGGCACAGCTAACTGGGAAGAAGCCGAGGCTGCCCGCGACAAGTTGGCGCCCCATCTGGCATCCCGTTATCATGCACACCCCTATTTGCATGACGAAATGGGTGCTGCTCTTGCCGCTGCCGATCTGGTTGTTGCCCGCGGCGGCGCATCAACACTGGGCGAGTTTCCCGTTTTTGGACTTCCGGCCATTTTGGTGCCTTATCCGTATG
The window above is part of the Chloroflexota bacterium genome. Proteins encoded here:
- a CDS encoding phospho-N-acetylmuramoyl-pentapeptide-transferase — encoded protein: MTQTSVSLALAAFSFLLTVIWGSPFLRILRYFKMGEQIRMDGPERHFAKLGTPTMGGLMIVLPVMLITLLLNGASLIGPTEMLGNSVLLPTGVLVLFALIGIVDDWAGLRGKRSDGLSARVKFFLQLVIAFWASYGLYHYLDAPHLYLPGFHIEFRVGLWYIPVAMFLIVGFSNAINITDGLDGLAGLISVTAFVAYGGIAVMQGQIFVARFCFTLVGALFGFLWFNVHPAQLFMGDTGSLSLGAALAVVALMTGQWAVLPIIAIIPVSTTLSVMLQVPYFKLTRRLYGEGRRLFKMAPLHHHFELSGWSETQVVQRFWLISLMTAMIGVALAVA
- the murD gene encoding UDP-N-acetylmuramoyl-L-alanine--D-glutamate ligase; translated protein: MIEWRGQRVLIVGAARQGIALARFLATRGAHVVLNDRRAAEELREAQAALVDVPLKWVLGGHPLGILDQVDWVCPSGGVPLELPLIVEALARRIPLANDSQIFLEHAPCKVIGITGSAGKTTTTTLVGRMAEAACNLQPATFNRAWIGGNIGNPLIADIDNMSADDIAVMELSSFQLDVMTRSPQVAAVLNITPNHLDRHGSMQAYTAAKARILTHQTLGDVAVLGSDDPGAWGLADSLRGDCISFGLARPPEGQAGVFLHEAWIRFWDGEFAHDLIPREAIHLRGEHNLANVLAACAIAAAVGIPSEAMRVAVDGFAGVPHRLEFVRTWRGADWYNDSIATAPERALAALNAFDEPLVLLAGGRDKNLPWDVFAEIVRQRVDHLILFGEAAALIRQAVEAADPAECPFSMHECTGLQAALEAAAEVAVPGAVVLLSPGGTSFDEFKDFAERGAFFRTWLNQQV
- a CDS encoding cell division protein FtsW; amino-acid sequence: MVEPTGVIASPRGTKKENELPSSRLNFDVLLVLVFLTLVGFGLLMTHSASWNASLQLSPEEIGHSSPTFLFFRQLRWLGVGFIVMLLFTWLDYHYWHYLSIGAMGVTLLMLVAVLLVGESNDGVTRSFADGSVQPSELAKFVIVIYLAVWLYAKRDQLNDIGFGLLPLGAIVGITGGLILRQPDLSAAGMVLILGGLMYYLAGSDAFQTTVLFLIAGVAGFLVLRFNPTDNDRVATFINGWNDILESSDHVMHSLVAFVRGKWIGVGIGLGTTKLTTLPFPHTDSVFAVVGEETGVLGAVFLVFLFGALLWRGLVIARQAPDGLGSLLAAGLTMWITLEAFMNMASLLGLMPFAGNTLPFFSIGGSSLVTSMAALGIVFNISRLSERKQVEESRRTLGAIVDLRRWNGRWRVPRARRSRTAKR
- the murG gene encoding undecaprenyldiphospho-muramoylpentapeptide beta-N-acetylglucosaminyltransferase, translating into MKNHGGHWVRLLICAGGTGGGVYPALAVLERLNAKFKDVQTLWVGGEGGMEAGLVASVASTASTTSAGIAFEAIPAAGLHGVGLRALPGNFWRLVHGFFAARRLLRQFRPEVLFFTGGYVAAPVALAGWRVPTALFIPDIEPGLALKALTRFADRIAITAADSQQFFPRRAERLVETGYPVRHDLINWDRSKAQAALGLQADLPTLLVFGGSKGARSINRALFAALPDLLAKMQIVHISGTANWEEAEAARDKLAPHLASRYHAHPYLHDEMGAALAAADLVVARGGASTLGEFPVFGLPAILVPYPYAWRYQKVNADYLAQREAAVILSDDELPQKLAHLVRELMQDANRRQKMSTAMRALARPDAAAAIAEILHQLAQQSNHLE